A region of Allocoleopsis franciscana PCC 7113 DNA encodes the following proteins:
- a CDS encoding adenosine deaminase: protein MTLYAELHRHLGGSVVPRILWRYFQRQNPEQAGRFPEYPGFEEFYTRPRNTLDEYLELHTLVESVQTEETLPYFIYRLIRGAHIFENLAYLELRYTPYLRTSERLSQSERIDQMTQIVEIVGKASQVAEYPMVTSQILCMHSRLPYEVNKAIVDLAAQSQEYVCGVDLAGGDAHYAERLDEFIGLYQYARSLGLKTTGHLYETPDGCYPELLPYLMRIGHGIQIPLKHPELLSQLQQQGQCLEVCPTTYLKTGTLQDIRQLKVVFDRCFEAGVDIAIGTDNAGLHNVRLQFEYENLLTQDVINFKQLQACQDAAFRHAFAWPHTQDPTSLLTGLLKTEPKKTLAGKSQ, encoded by the coding sequence GTGACTTTATACGCTGAATTACACCGTCATCTCGGCGGATCGGTTGTCCCTCGTATTCTTTGGCGATATTTCCAACGCCAAAATCCCGAACAGGCGGGACGGTTTCCTGAGTATCCTGGGTTTGAGGAGTTTTATACACGCCCTCGTAACACGTTAGATGAGTATTTAGAACTGCACACCTTGGTGGAAAGTGTCCAAACCGAGGAAACTTTGCCCTATTTCATCTATCGCTTGATTCGTGGCGCACACATTTTTGAAAATTTGGCATATTTGGAGTTACGTTATACGCCTTATCTCCGCACCTCTGAGCGGTTAAGTCAATCTGAGCGAATTGATCAGATGACGCAGATTGTGGAAATCGTCGGCAAAGCCAGTCAGGTTGCCGAGTATCCGATGGTAACCAGCCAAATTCTGTGTATGCACTCACGATTACCTTATGAGGTAAACAAGGCGATTGTTGATTTGGCAGCGCAGAGTCAAGAGTATGTGTGTGGGGTTGATTTGGCGGGAGGAGATGCTCACTATGCAGAGCGTTTAGATGAGTTTATTGGGTTGTATCAGTATGCGCGATCGCTGGGGTTAAAAACAACCGGTCATCTCTACGAAACTCCAGATGGCTGTTACCCTGAACTGCTACCTTATCTCATGCGAATTGGTCACGGTATCCAAATTCCTTTAAAGCATCCAGAGTTATTATCTCAGTTGCAACAGCAGGGGCAATGTTTGGAAGTTTGTCCTACCACTTATCTGAAAACTGGGACTTTACAAGATATTCGGCAGTTGAAGGTGGTATTTGACCGCTGTTTTGAGGCGGGTGTAGATATTGCGATTGGTACGGATAATGCGGGATTGCACAATGTTCGTCTGCAATTTGAGTATGAGAATTTACTGACTCAAGATGTGATTAATTTTAAGCAGTTACAAGCTTGTCAGGATGCTGCCTTTCGACATGCTTTTGCTTGGCCTCATACTCAAGACCCAACTTCGTTGTTGACGGGATTGCTGAAAACTGAACCGAAAAAAACGTTGGCTGGTAAGAGTCAGTGA
- a CDS encoding serine/threonine-protein kinase — MPLYCSQGHKNDSSHRFCQECGQRLPLGTGQVLEKRYRIVSQLGQGGFGRTYLAEALQRFSDRCVLKEFAPQVQGASELHKAKELFEREAGVLHQLQHPQLPRFWELFPADIGGGTGCLFLVQDYVEGQTYFDLFKSGKRLSEAEAIQLICQMLPVLSYIHAKGVIHRDISPDNIILRNSDQLPVLIDFGCVKEIAATAVSNFTQLGVLQTRLGKKGYAPEEQLRQGKVFVNSDLYSLAVTALVLLTGKEPQHLYDIYQGNWRWGQDIQVSSQLQAVLQKMLAHKPSDRFSSADEVLQALPSQLPLVTHSPVSQRQTQVVALKANPNPPAPNPTPPPRPFALNTIASHLRTLVVAPKAPAKPVPVTPSPIAAQPNPQPIPKPPQVLNGLGGWLLKMGVGAGLILVTGWAGWAMMSSMIRSVRLDPIGIQSDNTPDRGSASASEQKRMNQLLSRRQDLGIPDAYFNNLVNDVFYTKYPEVRGRTLTLKPEDAALRKAWHNTAEDLLDKLEQAQLSAAARRQLGRYAQRDYQSWQRKAQQGQLGGYTMNQLSQQTDKTFNQLFPEQRIEKLNLQTFGQIWYAIFSDRASQLETGKN; from the coding sequence ATGCCTCTCTATTGCTCCCAAGGTCACAAAAACGACTCCAGTCACCGCTTTTGTCAAGAGTGCGGTCAACGTCTCCCCTTAGGTACTGGACAAGTTCTGGAAAAGCGTTATCGCATCGTCAGCCAATTGGGACAGGGGGGTTTTGGTCGTACTTATTTAGCCGAAGCACTACAACGCTTTAGCGATCGCTGTGTCCTCAAGGAATTTGCTCCTCAAGTTCAAGGGGCTTCTGAGTTACACAAAGCCAAGGAATTATTTGAACGAGAGGCGGGAGTGCTCCATCAGCTTCAACACCCACAATTGCCCAGATTTTGGGAATTGTTTCCAGCCGATATTGGAGGCGGTACGGGTTGCCTATTCTTGGTGCAAGATTACGTGGAAGGTCAAACCTACTTCGATTTGTTCAAGTCCGGCAAGCGGTTGAGTGAGGCAGAAGCGATTCAACTTATATGCCAAATGCTACCCGTACTTTCGTACATTCACGCCAAAGGCGTGATTCATCGAGATATTTCTCCCGATAATATTATCCTGAGAAATTCAGACCAGCTTCCGGTACTGATTGACTTTGGCTGTGTCAAAGAAATAGCGGCAACCGCTGTTTCCAACTTTACCCAGCTTGGGGTACTACAAACTCGATTGGGTAAGAAGGGATACGCCCCAGAGGAGCAACTGCGACAGGGGAAAGTATTTGTTAACAGCGATTTGTACAGTTTGGCGGTAACCGCCCTGGTGTTGCTAACTGGCAAAGAACCTCAGCATTTGTATGACATCTACCAAGGCAATTGGCGGTGGGGACAGGACATTCAGGTGTCCTCTCAACTGCAAGCGGTGTTGCAGAAAATGTTAGCTCATAAACCGAGCGATCGCTTTTCCAGTGCCGATGAAGTCCTGCAAGCCCTGCCATCCCAACTTCCCCTTGTCACTCATAGTCCTGTGTCCCAACGGCAAACACAAGTCGTTGCCCTCAAAGCCAACCCCAACCCTCCCGCACCCAACCCCACTCCTCCTCCACGTCCGTTCGCCCTCAACACCATCGCCTCCCATCTGCGAACACTGGTAGTGGCTCCCAAAGCCCCTGCCAAACCCGTTCCAGTTACCCCCAGCCCCATTGCTGCACAGCCTAACCCTCAACCGATACCAAAACCCCCGCAAGTTCTCAACGGGCTGGGTGGGTGGTTGCTCAAGATGGGGGTGGGTGCAGGCTTGATTTTAGTCACCGGATGGGCGGGTTGGGCGATGATGAGTTCCATGATTCGTTCAGTCCGCTTAGACCCTATAGGTATTCAATCCGACAATACACCCGACCGTGGCTCTGCCAGTGCTTCGGAGCAGAAGCGGATGAACCAACTGTTAAGCCGCCGTCAAGACTTAGGCATTCCGGATGCATATTTTAACAATTTAGTCAATGATGTATTTTATACGAAGTACCCAGAAGTCCGGGGACGAACGTTAACACTTAAACCCGAAGATGCGGCATTACGAAAGGCATGGCACAACACAGCGGAGGACTTGCTCGATAAACTAGAACAAGCTCAACTTAGTGCGGCGGCTCGTCGCCAGTTAGGACGTTATGCTCAACGAGATTACCAAAGTTGGCAGCGTAAAGCCCAGCAAGGTCAATTGGGTGGTTACACGATGAACCAGCTCAGTCAACAAACAGATAAAACATTTAATCAACTGTTTCCTGAGCAACGGATTGAGAAACTGAACTTACAGACATTCGGTCAAATTTGGTATGCGATCTTCTCGGATCGGGCGAGTCAACTCGAAACGGGCAAGAATTAA
- a CDS encoding adenylosuccinate synthase translates to MANVVVIGAQWGDEGKGKITDLLSRSADVVVRYQGGVNAGHTVVVQGQTFKLHLIPSGILYPDTECIIGSGTVIDPAVLITELDQLQALGISTQKLLISETAHVTMPYHRLIDQASEERRGNHKIGTTGRGIGPTYADKSERIGIRVLDLMNPESLRKQLNWTINYKNVIIEKLYNLPPLDPAVVIDQYLEYAERLRPHVVDCSLKIYDAIQERRNILFEGAQGTLLDLDHGTYPYVTSSNPVAGGACVGAGVGPTMIDRVIGVAKAYTTRVGEGPFPTELHGELGDILCDRGAEFGTTTGRRRRCGWFDAVIGRYAVRINGIDCLAITKLDVLDTLEEIKVCVAYEIDGKRCENFPSSSRRFSRCQPIYQTMPGWQQSTEDCRALEDLPKQALDYLKFLAELMEVPIALVSLGASRDQTIIVEDPIHGPKRALLYANGSPVSSGV, encoded by the coding sequence TTGGCTAACGTTGTTGTAATCGGTGCCCAATGGGGCGATGAAGGAAAAGGCAAGATCACAGATTTACTCAGTCGTTCGGCAGATGTCGTCGTCCGTTACCAGGGGGGAGTCAATGCTGGACATACTGTGGTTGTTCAAGGCCAAACCTTCAAACTGCACCTGATTCCCTCTGGAATTTTGTATCCCGATACCGAGTGTATTATTGGCTCTGGTACGGTCATTGACCCGGCTGTCTTAATTACAGAACTTGACCAGCTCCAAGCACTAGGCATTTCCACCCAAAAACTCCTGATTTCGGAAACAGCCCATGTCACGATGCCTTACCATCGGTTAATTGACCAGGCATCCGAAGAGAGACGGGGCAACCATAAAATCGGCACCACCGGTCGCGGAATTGGTCCGACTTATGCTGATAAATCAGAGCGCATTGGCATTCGGGTCTTGGATTTGATGAATCCCGAATCCCTGCGAAAACAGCTAAATTGGACCATTAACTATAAAAACGTCATTATTGAAAAGCTTTATAACTTGCCGCCTTTAGACCCGGCAGTCGTAATCGATCAGTACTTAGAATATGCTGAACGCTTGCGTCCCCATGTGGTGGATTGCTCGTTGAAGATTTACGATGCGATTCAAGAACGACGCAATATTTTGTTTGAGGGCGCTCAAGGAACGCTGCTAGATCTAGACCACGGTACCTATCCCTACGTCACCTCTTCCAATCCGGTTGCCGGTGGGGCTTGTGTGGGTGCAGGCGTGGGGCCGACGATGATTGATCGCGTGATTGGGGTCGCAAAAGCCTACACGACTCGTGTGGGGGAAGGGCCATTTCCCACCGAACTCCATGGAGAGCTGGGAGATATCTTATGCGATCGCGGGGCTGAATTTGGTACCACCACCGGTCGCCGCCGCCGCTGTGGCTGGTTCGATGCTGTCATTGGTCGTTACGCGGTTCGCATCAATGGCATTGATTGTCTAGCCATTACCAAACTCGACGTACTCGACACCCTGGAAGAAATCAAAGTCTGTGTTGCCTACGAAATTGACGGGAAACGTTGCGAGAACTTTCCTAGCAGTTCTCGTCGGTTCTCCCGATGCCAACCCATCTACCAAACCATGCCGGGATGGCAACAATCCACCGAAGATTGCAGAGCACTGGAAGATTTACCCAAGCAAGCCCTGGATTATCTTAAATTCCTGGCGGAATTGATGGAAGTCCCCATTGCCCTTGTCTCCTTGGGTGCCAGCCGCGACCAAACGATTATTGTAGAAGACCCGATTCACGGTCCCAAACGGGCGCTGTTGTATGCCAACGGCTCACCCGTATCATCGGGAGTCTAA
- a CDS encoding serine/threonine-protein kinase, which yields MAPLYCSQGHENPTANRFCRLCGEKLTQPDAQSVEAGMVMGGRYRIVRELGHGGFGRTYLAEDLNRFNESCVLKEFAPQVQGTYALQKAEELFEREAGILYKLQHPQIPKFREMFRVKQGSKGRLFLVQDYVVGQTYHALLDTRKQQGLRFNEAEVTQLLLQILPVLEYIHSLGVIHRDISPDNLILRSTDGLPVLIDFGGVKQVAASVASQVMGSPPVGGTPAHATRLGKVGFAPHEQMQGGIAYPHSDFYALGATVLVLLTGKEPQLLIDPNTSAWNWRREVNLSPKLGSVLDKMLQLNPTERYQSAREVLQSLTAQSPPPAYLPTQLPSPPTEATMAVSPPLVVAAHNSSAPLVPATPSPSSTDNPSSGWWGKIIAVLVLIPVAGGIGWLAGNWWIKSQVPSDNIPPQPTETGSVSPTIEPTLEPSSPFTREEIQRKERLQQRRVALDIRYDYYASLVNEEYWTQYPDRRGQTLGEGPEDAEARAQWDAIASNVLRQLDNLKLSAPARRQLGSYTEADLTRAKAEANQLRVSSRSLYDLVDAKFFQSFPEQKENQNFRNKPIFQIWQAMVADTLPALKTREALERIEFDPEAVSKTVTGTLKPGGGKVFLAELSKGQVMTANLQTGSRVLFSIYSPSGKPTLLEDSRDRRWSGELPESGLYEFVIVSESSGSVNYQLELTVENATPPEPTPESSATPESSPIESPS from the coding sequence ATGGCTCCCCTCTATTGCTCTCAAGGACATGAAAATCCCACTGCAAATCGATTTTGCAGGCTGTGTGGCGAGAAGCTAACCCAGCCGGATGCCCAAAGTGTTGAGGCTGGGATGGTGATGGGGGGTCGCTACCGTATTGTCCGGGAATTAGGGCATGGTGGCTTTGGACGCACCTATTTAGCCGAAGACTTGAATCGGTTTAATGAATCCTGTGTGTTAAAGGAATTTGCCCCCCAAGTTCAAGGAACCTACGCCCTGCAAAAAGCAGAGGAACTCTTTGAGCGGGAAGCCGGTATTCTCTACAAATTGCAACATCCCCAAATCCCCAAGTTCCGAGAGATGTTTCGCGTCAAACAAGGAAGCAAGGGGCGCTTATTTTTAGTACAAGACTATGTGGTCGGTCAAACGTACCACGCCTTACTCGATACTCGCAAGCAGCAAGGACTACGGTTTAATGAAGCAGAAGTTACCCAACTGTTGCTGCAAATCCTACCGGTTTTAGAATACATCCACTCCTTGGGTGTGATTCATCGGGATATTTCTCCCGATAATCTCATTTTGCGGAGTACGGATGGGTTGCCTGTGCTGATTGACTTTGGTGGGGTTAAGCAAGTCGCGGCATCGGTCGCTTCTCAAGTGATGGGGTCACCTCCTGTCGGTGGTACACCCGCCCATGCCACTCGCTTGGGGAAGGTGGGCTTTGCGCCCCACGAACAAATGCAAGGAGGCATAGCCTATCCCCACAGTGATTTCTATGCTTTAGGGGCAACGGTATTAGTGTTGCTCACAGGGAAGGAACCGCAACTGCTGATTGACCCGAACACATCGGCATGGAACTGGCGGCGGGAAGTCAATCTCAGCCCCAAGCTAGGCAGTGTGCTGGATAAAATGCTCCAACTCAATCCGACGGAGCGTTATCAAAGTGCACGGGAAGTGCTGCAATCCCTCACGGCACAATCCCCACCCCCGGCGTACCTCCCGACTCAGCTTCCGTCTCCTCCAACGGAAGCAACGATGGCAGTTTCCCCTCCCTTGGTGGTAGCGGCTCATAATTCCTCTGCCCCCCTTGTGCCTGCAACACCATCGCCCAGTTCAACCGATAATCCGTCCTCCGGTTGGTGGGGGAAAATTATAGCGGTGCTCGTGCTGATTCCGGTTGCGGGTGGGATTGGCTGGTTGGCGGGCAATTGGTGGATCAAGTCCCAAGTACCATCTGACAATATTCCACCCCAGCCTACCGAGACGGGTTCAGTCTCGCCCACGATTGAACCCACACTGGAGCCATCCTCACCATTTACCCGCGAAGAAATACAACGCAAGGAACGTCTACAGCAGCGTCGTGTCGCCCTAGATATTCGCTATGACTATTACGCTAGCTTAGTGAATGAGGAATATTGGACTCAGTACCCCGATCGCCGAGGTCAGACTTTAGGTGAGGGGCCAGAAGATGCTGAGGCTAGAGCACAGTGGGATGCGATCGCTTCCAATGTCCTCCGACAACTCGATAACCTGAAGTTAAGTGCCCCCGCACGACGGCAATTAGGCAGCTATACCGAGGCTGATCTCACTCGTGCCAAAGCCGAAGCCAATCAGCTACGTGTCAGTAGCCGTAGTCTTTACGACTTAGTTGATGCCAAGTTCTTTCAATCGTTCCCCGAACAGAAGGAGAATCAGAATTTTCGGAACAAACCCATCTTCCAGATCTGGCAAGCGATGGTGGCAGATACACTCCCCGCACTGAAAACCAGAGAGGCTTTAGAGCGAATTGAGTTTGACCCAGAGGCTGTTAGTAAAACCGTCACTGGCACCCTGAAACCCGGAGGAGGCAAAGTCTTCCTGGCTGAATTGTCTAAGGGTCAGGTGATGACTGCCAACTTGCAAACGGGAAGTAGGGTGTTGTTTTCCATTTATAGTCCTAGCGGCAAGCCAACCTTGTTGGAAGATTCGCGCGATCGCAGATGGTCAGGAGAACTGCCAGAATCGGGTTTATATGAGTTTGTGATCGTATCAGAATCTTCTGGGTCGGTTAATTATCAACTCGAACTCACCGTCGAAAATGCGACTCCCCCTGAACCCACACCGGAGAGTTCGGCAACGCCTGAATCTTCCCCGATTGAATCACCGAGTTGA
- a CDS encoding PAS domain S-box protein, giving the protein MKTLLFGNRAISFDQLDPYQGLEANSKAAFDDLTRLAACICQTPIALLCFIDVRRGWVQSQVGLDPNSTEAYLALCAQTLLQRERWDSRLWVIEDVLADPHWANHEGVTSQANIGFYAGVPLVMPQGLIVGILAVMDHQPRSLTLKQKKALATLSKQAISLTISGVNMQSERHKSVTSLKGRTNKRQQQKEAKPTLQQELATLKLVLECTSMVSITDHRGKINYVNDNFCKISQYSREELLGKDHRLMNSGYHSSDFFKQMWVTISRGKVWRGEIRNRAKDGNFYWVNTAIVPILNAQEKPYAYISVCQDITEHKRIENERLSPSQGGTEIFFKFSPDLMCILSGDGHFQQVNPAFEKILSYTPEQLLSQPFLDFVHPEDKVATQSVWEKLGSATENIEVENRYRCQDGSYKWQRWNFFCPVNEHLIYGIGHEVPPHKPGKATLLERSHFSTLEADVAAALGQGSPLVESLKRCTEAMVQHLDAIGVGIWLVDSASVGSGDPLPLDLQACAGTLRPANTFPAHVPPNHHLIGTIAQTRQSLNTQLFVESEEADSAPINFSGYPLMVESRLVGVIALHSRHRFSQVVHNVLGWVANTIATAIDRAWSRDEFLSRWEALLCQLANQIHNFFDLDIILNTAVTEIWRLLGVDSCHFLWCIEEAESPRLTISHEACNPELPCLLGENLPPHLKPIAEIIREQKTLKIEDLRQTGDLNAQTQSLLCNWGITAGLLLPLKTHTGQLGAIACSHYNGSRQWSDREVELLQAVVDQLAIAIEQTEMFANNRAAALAAQTQARHLELALKDLQQTETWLIQTEKMSGLGQMVAGVAHEINNPVNFITGNLSHATNYIQDLLELINYYKQHYPNPNSEIQGFIEEIDLEFLIEDLPKILSSMKMGADRIQEIVLSLRDFSRLDDAQMRPINIHEGIDSTLLILQNRLKPKGKHPGVTVIKEYGNLPPVECYAGQINQVFMNILSNAIDALENCTVEGTEQQLFRESQEDIEGHCQINTSSSTHPASTSPTIWISTELLEDNQAVIRIRDNGLGMPPSVVRRLFDPFFTTKPVGKGTGLGLSISHQIIVEKHGGLLQCYSEPGQGAEFWIQIPISSSVRTLSAGE; this is encoded by the coding sequence ATGAAAACGCTTTTATTTGGGAACAGAGCCATCAGCTTTGATCAGCTTGATCCGTATCAAGGTTTGGAAGCTAATTCCAAAGCTGCCTTTGACGATTTGACTCGCTTAGCAGCTTGCATTTGCCAAACACCGATCGCGCTACTATGCTTCATTGATGTTAGAAGAGGGTGGGTTCAATCCCAAGTTGGCTTAGACCCCAACTCAACCGAGGCTTACTTGGCGTTATGCGCTCAAACGCTCCTGCAACGAGAACGCTGGGATTCTCGTTTGTGGGTGATTGAAGATGTGTTAGCAGACCCCCATTGGGCTAACCATGAAGGGGTAACATCTCAAGCCAACATCGGATTTTACGCGGGTGTCCCCTTAGTAATGCCTCAGGGACTCATAGTGGGCATACTAGCCGTAATGGATCACCAACCGCGATCGCTAACATTAAAACAAAAAAAGGCGTTAGCGACGTTGAGTAAACAAGCAATCAGCCTAACAATAAGCGGTGTTAACATGCAGTCGGAGCGCCATAAAAGCGTAACGAGCTTGAAAGGAAGAACAAACAAGCGTCAGCAACAGAAGGAGGCAAAGCCAACGTTACAGCAAGAACTGGCAACACTTAAGTTGGTACTAGAGTGTACTTCGATGGTGTCGATTACAGACCATCGGGGCAAAATTAACTATGTTAATGATAATTTCTGTAAAATCTCACAGTATTCTAGAGAAGAACTGTTAGGAAAAGACCACCGCCTCATGAATTCCGGTTACCACTCATCGGATTTTTTTAAACAGATGTGGGTGACCATTAGCAGAGGAAAGGTTTGGAGAGGTGAAATCCGGAACCGAGCTAAAGATGGCAATTTTTACTGGGTAAATACGGCGATCGTACCGATTTTGAATGCTCAGGAAAAACCTTATGCCTATATATCGGTTTGTCAAGATATTACTGAGCATAAGCGGATAGAAAACGAGCGCCTGAGTCCATCTCAGGGTGGGACAGAGATCTTCTTTAAGTTCTCGCCCGATCTGATGTGCATCCTTAGTGGGGATGGTCATTTCCAACAGGTGAATCCAGCCTTTGAAAAAATTCTTTCCTACACCCCAGAACAACTTCTTTCTCAACCCTTCCTGGATTTTGTTCATCCTGAAGACAAAGTTGCAACCCAATCCGTATGGGAGAAGCTGGGGAGTGCCACCGAAAACATTGAGGTAGAAAATCGCTATCGTTGCCAGGATGGTTCCTATAAATGGCAACGCTGGAATTTTTTTTGCCCGGTTAACGAACACTTGATCTATGGGATTGGGCATGAGGTTCCCCCCCACAAACCAGGAAAAGCCACCCTTCTAGAGCGTTCCCACTTCTCAACCCTAGAAGCTGATGTCGCAGCTGCGTTGGGACAGGGCAGTCCATTAGTTGAGAGCCTCAAACGCTGCACCGAGGCCATGGTACAACATCTCGACGCGATCGGGGTTGGAATTTGGTTGGTTGACTCCGCATCGGTTGGGTCAGGTGACCCCTTACCCTTAGATTTGCAAGCCTGTGCCGGAACTCTTCGACCCGCCAACACATTTCCCGCTCACGTTCCTCCAAACCATCACCTCATCGGCACAATTGCCCAAACCAGGCAATCTTTAAACACTCAGTTGTTTGTCGAATCAGAGGAAGCCGACAGCGCCCCCATTAACTTTAGTGGTTACCCCCTCATGGTCGAGTCGCGCTTGGTGGGGGTGATCGCACTGCATAGTCGCCATCGCTTTTCCCAAGTGGTTCACAACGTTTTAGGGTGGGTGGCGAATACGATCGCCACCGCAATTGACCGTGCTTGGTCGCGGGATGAATTTCTCAGTCGTTGGGAAGCCTTGCTTTGTCAGTTAGCTAATCAAATTCACAACTTCTTCGACCTCGATATTATTCTCAATACCGCCGTCACTGAGATTTGGAGGTTGCTTGGTGTTGACAGTTGTCACTTTTTATGGTGCATTGAAGAGGCAGAGTCACCCAGGTTAACCATATCTCACGAAGCCTGTAACCCTGAATTGCCGTGTTTGTTGGGAGAGAACCTGCCGCCCCATCTCAAACCCATCGCTGAAATCATTCGCGAGCAAAAAACGCTAAAAATTGAGGATTTGAGACAGACGGGTGATTTAAATGCCCAAACCCAATCTCTGCTGTGCAATTGGGGGATTACAGCGGGACTCCTGCTGCCCCTGAAGACCCACACGGGACAGCTCGGTGCGATCGCCTGTAGTCACTATAATGGCTCGCGTCAGTGGAGCGACCGAGAAGTTGAACTCTTGCAAGCCGTGGTGGATCAGCTCGCAATTGCGATCGAGCAAACAGAAATGTTCGCCAACAATCGTGCTGCCGCTCTTGCCGCTCAAACCCAAGCACGCCATCTGGAACTGGCGTTAAAAGACCTTCAGCAAACGGAAACCTGGCTGATTCAGACCGAAAAAATGTCCGGACTCGGTCAAATGGTTGCCGGAGTTGCCCATGAAATCAACAACCCCGTTAATTTCATCACAGGTAACCTGAGCCATGCCACAAACTATATCCAAGACCTGCTGGAGCTGATTAACTACTATAAACAGCACTATCCCAATCCGAACTCGGAAATTCAAGGATTTATCGAAGAAATTGACTTAGAATTCTTGATCGAAGACTTACCTAAAATCCTCTCTTCCATGAAAATGGGAGCTGACCGGATACAAGAAATCGTGCTTTCTTTGCGCGACTTCTCGCGGTTGGATGATGCCCAAATGAGGCCGATCAACATTCATGAAGGGATTGATAGTACATTGCTGATTCTGCAAAATCGCTTGAAACCCAAAGGGAAACATCCAGGGGTGACGGTGATTAAAGAGTACGGCAACTTGCCCCCGGTGGAGTGCTACGCCGGTCAGATCAATCAAGTTTTTATGAATATCCTCAGTAATGCGATCGATGCCCTAGAGAATTGCACAGTGGAAGGGACGGAACAACAATTGTTTAGGGAAAGTCAGGAAGACATAGAGGGACACTGCCAGATCAACACCTCATCATCTACTCATCCTGCTTCAACTTCACCAACAATCTGGATTAGCACAGAACTTCTGGAAGATAATCAAGCGGTGATTCGGATTCGTGATAATGGATTGGGAATGCCACCGAGCGTCGTTAGGCGTCTTTTTGATCCCTTTTTCACAACCAAACCAGTGGGTAAGGGGACCGGTTTAGGTCTGTCGATTAGTCACCAAATCATAGTCGAGAAACATGGAGGCCTTCTCCAGTGTTACTCAGAGCCAGGGCAGGGAGCTGAATTTTGGATTCAAATTCCCATTTCATCCTCCGTCAGAACCTTGAGCGCTGGGGAGTAG